DNA sequence from the Azospirillum thiophilum genome:
TATGTCGTCGGCACCTTCGTCGGCGTGCTGATCCAGGGGCTGATCCAGACCTACATCACCTTCGACGGCACCTTGAGCAGTTGGTGGACCAAGATCGCCATCGGCGTGCTGCTGTTCGTCTTCATCCTGTTGCAGAAAGGGCTGCTGACGGTCTGGGCCGGCCGCGGCGGCCAACCGGCGGAGGCGTGATGCCCATCGAGAGATTCCTGTTCGACATGGTCGATGGCCAGCCGGTGGAGGGGTTCATCCTGTCCGCCGGCGGGCTGGAGGCGACGGTGATCGCCCATGGTGCCCGGCTGGTGCGGATGATGGTGCCCGACCGTGACGGCAGGACGGCCGACGTCGTGCTCGGCTTCGACCGGCTGGCCGGCTATCTGGCGAGCGACGCCTATTTCGGCGCCACCTGCGGCCGCTACGGCAACCGCATCGGCGGGGCGGCCTTCACGCTCGACGGCGTGCGCCATGCGCTGAGCGTCAACGAGCCGCCCAACCACCTGCATGGCGGCGCCGACGGCTTCGACCGCCGGATCTGGCGGGCGGTGGTGGAGGAGGCGGACAACGCCGTCACCTTCATGCTGGTTTCGCCCGACGGCGACCAGGGCTATCCCGGAACCCTGACCGCCACGACGCGCTACCGGCTGACCGCGGACGGGGTGCTGGATATCGAGATGACGGCGGCCAGCGACCGGCCGACCGTCGTCAATCTCGTCCATCACAGCTATTGGAATCTCGGCGGCCATGGCTCGGGCTCCGGTCTGGGTGACGTGCGCGGCCACCGGCTGGCAGTGCGCGGCGGCTTCATCACCCCGGTCGGCCCCGACCTGATCCCGACCGGGGAGGTGCGGCCGGTCGACGGCACCGCCTTCGACCTGCGCGGCGGCATCGATCTGGGCGGCGTCGATCTGGGGGCGGCGCTGGAGCGGGCCGGCGGCTTCGGCTTCGACCACAACTGGTGCCTGGAGGGTCCGGCCGGCACGCTGCGCCCGGCGGCCTGGCTGGAGCATCCGGCATCGGGCCGCCGGATGGAGCTGGAAACCGACCAGCCCGGGCTTCAGGTCTACAGCGGCGGCTATATCGGTGCCCGGTCCGGCGGGCAGGTGGCGGGGAAGGGCGGACAGACCTACGGCCCCTTCGCCGGTCTGGCGCTGGAGACCCAGCGCTTTCCCGGCAGCCCCAACATCGGCCATTTCCCGTCGGCGCGGCTGGACCCCGGCGAGACCCGCCGGCACACCATGAGGTTGCGGTTCCTGACGGCCTGAGGGGCGGAGAAAAAATTTTCGGCAGAGGTGAATTCTGTGCTTGCCGGCCGCCGTCCATCCCGCTACATAAGCGCTCCCCGCGGCACCCAACGCGGTGCAGGGGGAAGCGCTCGTGGCGGAACTGGTAGACGCGCTAGGTTCAGGTCCTAGTGGCCGCAAGGCCGTGGGGGTTCGACTCCCTCCGAGCGCACCAACACCCCAAGTGTTGGTGTAGGGTAACAGAAGTATAGTGGGGCCATAGCTCAGCTGGGAGAGCGCTACAATGGCATTGTAGAGGTCATCGGTTCGATCCCGATTGGCTCCACCACTTCTGAATATTTAGGTCTTGTCTATCGGGGTGATGCCTTGTATAAGGCGCCGCTCCTCAGCGCGGGTGTAGCTCAGTTGGTTAGAGCGCCGGCCTGTCACGCCGGAGGCCGCGGGTTCAAGTCCCGTCACTCGCGCCACATTGCGGGCGTAGCTCAGGGGTAGAGCACAACCTTGCCAAGGTTGGGGTCGAGGGTTCGAATCCCTTCGCCCGCTCCAGTTTCCGGAGCGGAAGT
Encoded proteins:
- a CDS encoding aldose epimerase family protein, yielding MPIERFLFDMVDGQPVEGFILSAGGLEATVIAHGARLVRMMVPDRDGRTADVVLGFDRLAGYLASDAYFGATCGRYGNRIGGAAFTLDGVRHALSVNEPPNHLHGGADGFDRRIWRAVVEEADNAVTFMLVSPDGDQGYPGTLTATTRYRLTADGVLDIEMTAASDRPTVVNLVHHSYWNLGGHGSGSGLGDVRGHRLAVRGGFITPVGPDLIPTGEVRPVDGTAFDLRGGIDLGGVDLGAALERAGGFGFDHNWCLEGPAGTLRPAAWLEHPASGRRMELETDQPGLQVYSGGYIGARSGGQVAGKGGQTYGPFAGLALETQRFPGSPNIGHFPSARLDPGETRRHTMRLRFLTA